A genome region from Halorussus pelagicus includes the following:
- a CDS encoding DUF7518 family protein — protein MSDQGERVEELESKVERLEATIQGLTEELVEVHDRLETLEESGATETATASPSRKSGPDGTETAENDEAKSQESQNEDETGEDSGLGDDIIVA, from the coding sequence ATGAGCGACCAAGGCGAGCGCGTCGAGGAACTCGAATCGAAAGTCGAGCGACTCGAAGCGACGATTCAGGGACTCACCGAGGAGTTAGTCGAAGTTCACGACCGACTCGAAACGCTTGAAGAGAGCGGCGCGACCGAGACGGCGACCGCGAGTCCGTCGCGCAAGTCCGGACCTGACGGGACCGAAACCGCGGAAAACGACGAGGCTAAAAGCCAAGAGTCCCAGAACGAAGACGAGACGGGGGAAGATTCCGGATTAGGCGACGACATCATCGTCGCGTAA